A window of Patagioenas fasciata isolate bPatFas1 chromosome 5, bPatFas1.hap1, whole genome shotgun sequence contains these coding sequences:
- the AKAP5 gene encoding A-kinase anchor protein 5 codes for MAKAAKEIQMDNPREVETHSTGATCSPSEERAEKPSMLCFKKRKKPCKKEQNVKDACEGASEEKSQCISTDQGEAKVSNQSRSSKGAWAAIKNLARPRRRQKSSLRKKVPSDSRVQLEVDAEEGRAQGVPKKRVSSGVKMPCVRFSRSKKKLSPSEAVEDSEGSVQANEVMGILNKASEETEDLAPLDKSESFSPVSAEEDKETAKESVNSVGKSEPLEPTPDAEAHTECPAQSEITESETVNETAREAPPEGTLPQTTVHAECEEVAPEAPVSKDQPDSTPETTELQEIPDACKELPEGDESEKSVNLPEECKAEETVMDFSQSAFKDDVSVQGCSSQQVSLAASMGTGVGIVITVTEAEDSDNTDSDQAYEPSPVLHRNKQRGSKKSSESFDFGTKEGPEAGGGPQAEEKGPGDHGHRTGEQYELLLIETASSLVKAAIQSSIEQLVSEMALEQNKHNSFL; via the coding sequence ATGGCAAAGGCAGCTAAGGAAATTCAAATGGACAACCCAAGAGAGGTAGAGACTCACAGCACAGGGGCAACGTGTTCCCCGTCAGAGGAACGGGCAGAAAAACCCTCCATGCTCTGTTTCAAGAAGCGGAAGAAGCCCTGTAAGAAAGAGCAGAATGTGAAGGATGCGTGTGAAGGAGCCTCGGAGGAGAAAAGCCAATGTATCAGCACCGACCAAGGGGAGGCCAAAGTTTCTAATCAATCGCGATCCTCCAAAGGAGCCTGGGCAGCCATCAAAAACCTCGCAAGACCTCGGAGAAGGCAAAAATCCTCCTTGCGGAAGAAGGTGCCCTCCGATTCCCGAGTGCAGCTGGAGGTGGATGCTGAGGAGGGCCGCGCACAAGGCGTCCCAAAGAAACGGGTCAGCTCTGGGGTGAAGATGCCCTGCGTACGGTTCTCCAGAAGCAAGAAAAAGCTCAGCCCCTCTGAAGCCGTGGAGGATTCGGAGGGCAGCGTGCAAGCAAACGAGGTGATGGGCATTTTGAATAAAGCTAGCGAAGAGACGGAGGATTTGGCCCCGCTGGATAAGTCTGAATCCTTCAGCCCAGTCTCTgcggaggaggacaaggagacaGCAAAGGAAAGTGTCAACTCTGTTGGGAAGAGCGAGCCCTTAGAGCCCACACCTGATGCAGAGGCACATACGGAGTGCCCCGCTCAGTCGGAGATAACCGAGTCAGAGACAGTTAATGAAACAGCCCGGGAGGCACCGCCGGAGGGGACCCTGCCCCAAACCACAGTCCATGCAGAATGTGAGGAAGTTGCTCCCGAAGCGCCTGTTTCCAAGGATCAACCCGACAGCACCCCTGAAACCACGGAGCTGCAGGAAATCCCTGATGCCTGCAAAGAGCTGCCTGAAGGGGATGAATCAGAAAAGAGCGTAAATCTTCCCGAGGAGTGCAAAGCCGAAGAAACTGTAATGGATTTCAGTCAGTCGGCATTTAAAGATGATGTGAGCGTGCAGGGCTGCTCCAGCCAGCAGGTCAGTTTAGCAGCAAGCATGGGCACTGGAGTTGGCATTGTCATCACTGTCACCGAAGCCGAGGACTCTGACAACACTGACTCTGACCAGGCCTACGAGCCGTCCCCAGTTTTGCACCGCAATAAGCAAAGAGGGAGTAAAAAGTCAAGCGAGAGCTTTGATTTTGGTACAAAAGAGGGCCCCGAGGCCGGTGGTGGTCCCCAGGCAGAGGAGAAAGGTCCAGGTGACCATGGGCACAGAACTGGGGAGCAGTACGAACTGCTCCTCATCGAAACGGCGTCTTCCCTTGTGAAGGCGGCCATTCAGTCATCCATCGAGCAGCTAGTCAGCGAAATGGCTCTGGAACAGAATAAACACAACAGTTTTCTGTGA